A region from the Silene latifolia isolate original U9 population chromosome 7, ASM4854445v1, whole genome shotgun sequence genome encodes:
- the LOC141591324 gene encoding replication protein A 70 kDa DNA-binding subunit E-like encodes MLIPVPGKFRTVGLTTLRVSNYRGFSMSTSMSTIIIHSPVGAKAEALASWMTNHQMALTELQSRVFNVKMPIPAQKNVKIAALRSKKAKTTLQDGKHWLEVTIPAAELHKVNAYMGCSHCSKRSSIPPGSAYTCENCSEADCTTEPKITFNCDISDGTGTLPMTAFSSTTEKLFKMSAADIFHMKHADDDQAFSAVQEMLRLKPFKVQVGPSTSLSMSNILQWVVKQVVIDGTNDNASGSVTATQADPSQSQVVSSSKGSQVQTRNSSTPPPKSKVTDASITSAVTASLALLNQQ; translated from the exons ATGCTTATTCCAGTACCTGGTAAATTCAGGACTGTTGGACTAACGACCCTCAGAGTATCAAACTACAGAG GCTTTTCAATGTCAACATCTATGTCAACCATTATAATTCATTCGCCTGTTGGAGCTAAAGCCGAAGCGCTAGCATCCTG GATGACCAACCATCAAATGGCGCTGACAGAATTGCAATCAAGGGTCTTTAATGTAAAGATGCCAATTCCAGCACAGAAAAATGTTAAGATTGCAGCCCTCCGTTCTAAGAAG GCAAAAACAACTTTACAAGACGGGAAACACTGGTTAGAAGTGACAATTCCAGCTGCTGAGCTCCACAAAGTTAATGCATACATGGGTTGTTCACACTGTAGTAAGCGATCCAGCATTCCACCAGGCAGTGCATACACGTGCGAAAATTGCTCTGAAGCCGATTGTACCACGGAACCAAA GATCACGTTCAACTGCGACATATCGGATGGGACTGGAACATTACCAATGACTGCATTTAGTTCAACCACTGAGAAGTTGTTCAAGATGTCAGCCGCAGACATATTCCACATGAAGCACGCT GATGACGATCAAGCTTTTTCAGCCGTGCAGGAAATGCTCCGCCTTAAACCTTTCAAAGTCCAAGTTGGCCCATCCACATCGCTCTCAATGAGCAACATTCTCCAGTGGGTAGTGAAGCAGGTGGTTATTGATGGTACAAATGACAATGCTTCAGGAAGTGTAACAGCTACTCAAGCAGACCCTTCACAATCTCAAGTTGTTAGCAGCTCCAAAGGAAGCCAAGTGCAGACACGCAATTCCTCGACACCTCCTCCAAAAAGCAAAGTCACTGATGCGTCCATCACATCAGCAGTCACTGCCTCACTGGCATTATTGAACCAGCAATAG
- the LOC141592816 gene encoding pentatricopeptide repeat-containing protein At4g18975, chloroplastic-like: protein MIVNCSRNPVFLGFRNISLDQAKISKVGLGLRISRRMMHLQRPLLLSITDLLILSRSQGMREHHLWKSKDSAGSGQKAMNLVRIDEAASLWNMILHTHTRSVSKKLFSRMTSVYHHHDLPDKIIEVFADMEELGVGPDEDTVRRVARAFEKLNQADKKRLVLERYGCKWKYIHFKGERVKVRRDPTL from the exons ATGATTGTTAATTGTAGCAGAAACCCGGTTTTCCTTGGCTTTCGCAACATTTCCTTAGATCAG GCGAAGATAAGCAAAGTTGGATTAGGGTTGCGGATATCACGAAGGATGATGCATCTACAAAGGCCTTTGTTGCTCTCCATCACAG ATCTGTTAATACTGTCAAGAAGTCAGGGGATGAGAGAGCATCATTTGTGGAAAAGTAAAGATTCTGCAGGGTCTGGTCAAAAGGCGATGAATTTAGTTCGAATTGATGAAGCTGCATCGCTGTGGAACATGATTCTGCACACCCATACTCGTTCTGTCTCAAAGAAATTGTTCTCTAGGATGACATCTGTATATCATCATCATGATCTGCCTGATAAAATTATAGAG GTTTTTGCAGACATGGAAGAATTAGGTGTTGGACCTGATGAGGATACAGTGAGGAGAGTAGCCCGAGCCTTTGAGAAACTCAATCAAGCAGACAAGAAACGTTTGGTTCTTGAAAGATACGGGTGTAAATGGAAGTATATTCACTTTAAAGGAGAAAGGGTCAAAGTGAGAAGAGATCCAACCTTGTGA
- the LOC141592819 gene encoding alpha,alpha-trehalose-phosphate synthase [UDP-forming] 1-like isoform X2 → MTMGGIISEKEVKQFHNYYHHIGGRSIRGGDQYGGDIFFNEGDNCVFSYQEEHPERNSEATTSSNRCKHKLLVVANRLPVSATRKGKDSWQLEISVGGLVSALSGLEDLDARWIGWAGVNVPDEVGKQSLTKALAEKKCIPVFLDEETFHQYYNGYCNKILWPLLHYFGLPQEDRLATTRGIQSQFDAYRNANQGFADVVCKHYNEGDIVWCHDYHLMYLPQFLKEYDSAMKVGWFLHTPFPSSEIVRTLPSRSQLLRSVLSADIVGFHTYDYARHFVSACTRILGVEGTLEGVDNQGRLTRVAAFPVGIDSERFTRALELQQVQDYMKDLRQRFAGRKVMLGVDRLDMIKGIPQKILAFEKFLEENPDWCDKVVLLQIAVPTRTDVPEYQKLTSQVHEIVGRINGRFGSLTSVPIHHLDRSLDFTALCALYAVTDVALVTSLRDGMNLVSYEFVACQASKKGVLILSEFAGAAQSLGAGAILVNPWNISEVAISIHYALNMPSDEREKRHQLNYEYVTNHTAREWAGIFVSELIGTTVEAQVHTTQVRPSLPLSLATENYSRSDHRLLVLGFNATMTQSVKTKGTACNQIKDMELNLHPELHDALRKISNDPNTTTLVMSGSVRDVLDENFSGYNLWLAAENGIFLRHTNGDWMTTMPECVNLECVDSIKHVFEYFTERTPRSYFEQRETSLLWSFKYADIEFGRIQARDLLQHLWTGPIANSFVDIFQGATTVEVRAAGVTKGVAMDRILGEIVHQKGINKPIDYVLCIGHFLGKDEDIYSFFEPELPVESPVLSRAKAIDAVRMTSPTYKSGIKSFIGSHRTNVTHFQAKPRANVPPALYDEGVSVLDLQSDNYFSCAVGRKHSNARYLLGSSEDVVLLMKGLAEVSSPCLNHAA, encoded by the exons ATGACAATGGGTGGGATAATTAGTGAAAAGGAGGTGAAACAGTTTCATAACTATTATCATCATATAGGAGGCCGAAGTATTCGAGGAGGTGATCAATATGGGGGTGATATATTCTTTAACGAGGGCGACAATTGTGTGTTTAGCTATCAGGAAGAGCACCCTGAACGGAATTCAGAAGCTACAACGTCAAGTAATCGATGTAAACATAAATTACTGGTGGTAGCTAATAGGCTCCCGGTTTCTGCGACAAGGAAAGGCAAAGATTCTTGGCAGTTAGAGATTAGTGTAGGGGGTCTTGTCAGTGCACTTTCGG GTTTGGAAGATTTAGATGCAAGATGGATTGGCTGGGCTGGGGTGAATGTACCTGATGAAGTCGGAAAGCAATCACTAACTAAAGCCTTGGCTGAAAAG AAGTGCATCCCAGTTTTTCTTGATGAAGAAACTTTTCATCAGTATTACAATGGTTACTGCAACAAAATCCTGTGGCCTCTATTGCATTACTTTGGGCTTCCCCAAGAAGATCGTCTTGCAACTACTCGGGGTATTCAGTCTCAGTTTGATGCTTATAGGAACGCAAACCAGGGATTTGCTGATGTTGTGTGCAAGCATTACAATGAAGGTGATATAGTTTGGTGCCATGATTATCACTTGATGTATCTTCCACAATTTCTGAAAGAATACGACAGTGCAATGAAAGTTGGCTGGTTTTTGCACACACCTTTCCCATCCTCTGAAATAGTCAGGACGTTGCCTTCACGATCACAATTGTTGAGATCTGTTCTTTCAGCCGACATAGTTGG CTTTCACACATATGACTATGCAAGACATTTTGTTAGTGCTTGTACGAGAATCCTGGGAGTAGAAGGTACACTTGAAGGAGTAGACAATCAAGGGAGACTTACAAGAGTTGCAGCG TTTCCTGTTGGGATAGATTCAGAGCGGTTCACTCGAGCTCTTGAGCTTCAACAGGTGCAAGATTACATGAAGGATTTGAGACAGAGATTTGCTGGACGAAAG GTTATGTTAGGCGTTGATCGTCTAGATATGATCAAAGGTATTCCTCAGAAAATACTTGCTTTTGAGAAGTTTCTGGAGGAAAATCCAGATTGGTGTGATAAAGTAGTCCTGTTGCAAATTGCTGTGCCAACAAGAACTGACGTTCCTGAAT ATCAAAAGCTTACAAGCCAGGTTCATGAAATTGTTGGACGCATCAATGGCAGATTCGGATCTCTTACATCTGTCCCTATACATCACCTG GATAGATCTCTTGACTTCACTGCATTATGTGCACTGTATGCTGTTACTG ATGTTGCACTTGTCACTTCTCTAAGGGACGGGATGAATTTGGTGAGTTATGAATTTGTGGCTTGCCAGGCTTCAAAGAAAGGGGTTCTCATTCTAAGTGAG TTTGCAGGTGCGGCACAGTCTCTTGGCGCTGGAGCTATTTTAGTGAACCCATGGAATATTTCAGAGGTTGCTATTTCGATCCATTATGCATTAAATATGCCGAGTGATGAAAGAGAAAAGAGACATCAACTTAACTACGAGTATGTGACAAATCATACTGCTCGGGAGTGGGCAGGGATATTTGTCAG TGAACTGATCGGAACTACAGTCGAAGCTCAAGTACATACAACACAAGTTAGACCATCGCTTCCACTTAGCCTTGCTACAGAGAATTACTCTCGGTCTGACCACAGACTGCTCGTTCTG GGTTTCAATGCAACCATGACCCAATCAGTCAAAACTAAAGGCACAGCCTGCAATCAAATTAAGGACATGGAGCTTAACTTGCACCCTGAGCTACACGACGCATTGAGAAAGATTAGTAATGATCCAAATACTACAACACTTGTGATGAGTGGAAGCGTCAGAGACGTCCTTGATGAG AATTTCAGTGGCTATAATCTATGGTTGGCAGCTGAAAATGGTATTTTTCTGCGTCACACAAACGGTGATTGGATGACAACCATGCCAGAATGCGTCAACCTGGAATGCGTAGACAGCATTAAG CATGTTTTCGAGTATTTCACAGAGAGAACTCCGCGTTCCTATTTTGAGCAGCGTGAGACTTCACTTCTATGGAGCTTCAAATATGCAG ACATTGAGTTCGGGAGAATCCAGGCAAGGGACCTGTTGCAACATCTCTGGACTGGCCCAATTGCCAATTCTTTTGTTGATATTTTTCAGGGTGCAACAACTGTTGAAGTCCGAGCAGCAGGAGTAACAAAG GGCGTGGCAATGGATCGCATTCTAGGGGAAATAGTTCACCAAAAAGGCATTAACAAACCTATCGACTATGTCTTATGTATTGGACATTTTCTTGGAAAG GATGAAGACATCTATTCATTTTTCGAGCCAGAATTGCCTGTCGAATCACCAGTACTATCAAGAGCCAAGGCAATAGATGCGGTTAGGATGACATCACCGACCTACAAAAGTGGGATCAAATCATTTATAGGGTCACATAGAACTAATGTAACTCATTTCCAAGCTAAACCACGCGCTAATGTGCCGCCTGCATTATATGATGAGGGTGTTTCTGTACTAGATCTCCAAAGTGACAACTACTTCTCATGTGCTGTCGGAAGAAAGCATTCAAATGCCCGCTATCTTCTGGGTTCATCCGAGGATGTTGTTTTGCTTATGAAAGGACTCGCCGAGGTTTCATCACCCTGCCTCAACCATGCTGCCTGA
- the LOC141592819 gene encoding alpha,alpha-trehalose-phosphate synthase [UDP-forming] 1-like isoform X1, with translation MTMGGIISEKEVKQFHNYYHHIGGRSIRGGDQYGGDIFFNEGDNCVFSYQEEHPERNSEATTSSNRCKHKLLVVANRLPVSATRKGKDSWQLEISVGGLVSALSGLEDLDARWIGWAGVNVPDEVGKQSLTKALAEKKCIPVFLDEETFHQYYNGYCNKILWPLLHYFGLPQEDRLATTRGIQSQFDAYRNANQGFADVVCKHYNEGDIVWCHDYHLMYLPQFLKEYDSAMKVGWFLHTPFPSSEIVRTLPSRSQLLRSVLSADIVGFHTYDYARHFVSACTRILGVEGTLEGVDNQGRLTRVAAFPVGIDSERFTRALELQQVQDYMKDLRQRFAGRKVMLGVDRLDMIKGIPQKILAFEKFLEENPDWCDKVVLLQIAVPTRTDVPEYQKLTSQVHEIVGRINGRFGSLTSVPIHHLDRSLDFTALCALYAVTDVALVTSLRDGMNLVSYEFVACQASKKGVLILSEFAGAAQSLGAGAILVNPWNISEVAISIHYALNMPSDEREKRHQLNYEYVTNHTAREWAGIFVSELIGTTVEAQVHTTQVRPSLPLSLATENYSRSDHRLLVLGFNATMTQSVKTKGTACNQIKDMELNLHPELHDALRKISNDPNTTTLVMSGSVRDVLDENFSGYNLWLAAENGIFLRHTNGDWMTTMPECVNLECVDSIKCHHLLVVLLFCQHVFEYFTERTPRSYFEQRETSLLWSFKYADIEFGRIQARDLLQHLWTGPIANSFVDIFQGATTVEVRAAGVTKGVAMDRILGEIVHQKGINKPIDYVLCIGHFLGKDEDIYSFFEPELPVESPVLSRAKAIDAVRMTSPTYKSGIKSFIGSHRTNVTHFQAKPRANVPPALYDEGVSVLDLQSDNYFSCAVGRKHSNARYLLGSSEDVVLLMKGLAEVSSPCLNHAA, from the exons ATGACAATGGGTGGGATAATTAGTGAAAAGGAGGTGAAACAGTTTCATAACTATTATCATCATATAGGAGGCCGAAGTATTCGAGGAGGTGATCAATATGGGGGTGATATATTCTTTAACGAGGGCGACAATTGTGTGTTTAGCTATCAGGAAGAGCACCCTGAACGGAATTCAGAAGCTACAACGTCAAGTAATCGATGTAAACATAAATTACTGGTGGTAGCTAATAGGCTCCCGGTTTCTGCGACAAGGAAAGGCAAAGATTCTTGGCAGTTAGAGATTAGTGTAGGGGGTCTTGTCAGTGCACTTTCGG GTTTGGAAGATTTAGATGCAAGATGGATTGGCTGGGCTGGGGTGAATGTACCTGATGAAGTCGGAAAGCAATCACTAACTAAAGCCTTGGCTGAAAAG AAGTGCATCCCAGTTTTTCTTGATGAAGAAACTTTTCATCAGTATTACAATGGTTACTGCAACAAAATCCTGTGGCCTCTATTGCATTACTTTGGGCTTCCCCAAGAAGATCGTCTTGCAACTACTCGGGGTATTCAGTCTCAGTTTGATGCTTATAGGAACGCAAACCAGGGATTTGCTGATGTTGTGTGCAAGCATTACAATGAAGGTGATATAGTTTGGTGCCATGATTATCACTTGATGTATCTTCCACAATTTCTGAAAGAATACGACAGTGCAATGAAAGTTGGCTGGTTTTTGCACACACCTTTCCCATCCTCTGAAATAGTCAGGACGTTGCCTTCACGATCACAATTGTTGAGATCTGTTCTTTCAGCCGACATAGTTGG CTTTCACACATATGACTATGCAAGACATTTTGTTAGTGCTTGTACGAGAATCCTGGGAGTAGAAGGTACACTTGAAGGAGTAGACAATCAAGGGAGACTTACAAGAGTTGCAGCG TTTCCTGTTGGGATAGATTCAGAGCGGTTCACTCGAGCTCTTGAGCTTCAACAGGTGCAAGATTACATGAAGGATTTGAGACAGAGATTTGCTGGACGAAAG GTTATGTTAGGCGTTGATCGTCTAGATATGATCAAAGGTATTCCTCAGAAAATACTTGCTTTTGAGAAGTTTCTGGAGGAAAATCCAGATTGGTGTGATAAAGTAGTCCTGTTGCAAATTGCTGTGCCAACAAGAACTGACGTTCCTGAAT ATCAAAAGCTTACAAGCCAGGTTCATGAAATTGTTGGACGCATCAATGGCAGATTCGGATCTCTTACATCTGTCCCTATACATCACCTG GATAGATCTCTTGACTTCACTGCATTATGTGCACTGTATGCTGTTACTG ATGTTGCACTTGTCACTTCTCTAAGGGACGGGATGAATTTGGTGAGTTATGAATTTGTGGCTTGCCAGGCTTCAAAGAAAGGGGTTCTCATTCTAAGTGAG TTTGCAGGTGCGGCACAGTCTCTTGGCGCTGGAGCTATTTTAGTGAACCCATGGAATATTTCAGAGGTTGCTATTTCGATCCATTATGCATTAAATATGCCGAGTGATGAAAGAGAAAAGAGACATCAACTTAACTACGAGTATGTGACAAATCATACTGCTCGGGAGTGGGCAGGGATATTTGTCAG TGAACTGATCGGAACTACAGTCGAAGCTCAAGTACATACAACACAAGTTAGACCATCGCTTCCACTTAGCCTTGCTACAGAGAATTACTCTCGGTCTGACCACAGACTGCTCGTTCTG GGTTTCAATGCAACCATGACCCAATCAGTCAAAACTAAAGGCACAGCCTGCAATCAAATTAAGGACATGGAGCTTAACTTGCACCCTGAGCTACACGACGCATTGAGAAAGATTAGTAATGATCCAAATACTACAACACTTGTGATGAGTGGAAGCGTCAGAGACGTCCTTGATGAG AATTTCAGTGGCTATAATCTATGGTTGGCAGCTGAAAATGGTATTTTTCTGCGTCACACAAACGGTGATTGGATGACAACCATGCCAGAATGCGTCAACCTGGAATGCGTAGACAGCATTAAG TGTCACCACCTCTTAGTAGTTCTGCTCTTTTGTCAGCATGTTTTCGAGTATTTCACAGAGAGAACTCCGCGTTCCTATTTTGAGCAGCGTGAGACTTCACTTCTATGGAGCTTCAAATATGCAG ACATTGAGTTCGGGAGAATCCAGGCAAGGGACCTGTTGCAACATCTCTGGACTGGCCCAATTGCCAATTCTTTTGTTGATATTTTTCAGGGTGCAACAACTGTTGAAGTCCGAGCAGCAGGAGTAACAAAG GGCGTGGCAATGGATCGCATTCTAGGGGAAATAGTTCACCAAAAAGGCATTAACAAACCTATCGACTATGTCTTATGTATTGGACATTTTCTTGGAAAG GATGAAGACATCTATTCATTTTTCGAGCCAGAATTGCCTGTCGAATCACCAGTACTATCAAGAGCCAAGGCAATAGATGCGGTTAGGATGACATCACCGACCTACAAAAGTGGGATCAAATCATTTATAGGGTCACATAGAACTAATGTAACTCATTTCCAAGCTAAACCACGCGCTAATGTGCCGCCTGCATTATATGATGAGGGTGTTTCTGTACTAGATCTCCAAAGTGACAACTACTTCTCATGTGCTGTCGGAAGAAAGCATTCAAATGCCCGCTATCTTCTGGGTTCATCCGAGGATGTTGTTTTGCTTATGAAAGGACTCGCCGAGGTTTCATCACCCTGCCTCAACCATGCTGCCTGA
- the LOC141592820 gene encoding uncharacterized protein LOC141592820: MSPPKPTLTTFLTLILLLTHQIHQTTAYLTLTQIRTLISLSHSLSTRVATLRQSRGDIPGARRAELIASKLHIGLGLRFWPTALSMGWDYLRNYAWRDALSFRDAVGFAADVNELLSSLTELTRLRTDSERAAWVADNYRFVLRISKSLFTRLLSIFTKSGPVREFVETLQKEMQGDFLKDCLEVGFNDLKGVASILKDLASQYTDYDPKQEL, from the exons ATGTCACCTCCAAAACCAACCCTAACCACCTTCCTAACCCTAATCCTCCTCTTAACCCACCAAATCCACCAAACCACAGCCTACTTAACCCTAACCCAAATCCGAACCTTAATCTCCCTCTCCCACTCCCTCTCAACCCGAGTCGCCACCCTCCGTCAATCACGAGGCGACATCCCGGGTGCTCGTCGGGCCGAACTCATCGCCTCAAAGCTCCATATTGGGCTGGGCCTTAGATTCTGGCCCACCGCCCTCTCCATGGGCTGGGATTACCTCAGAAATTACGCTTGGCGTGATGCGCTGTCGTTTCGTGATGCTGTTGGTTTTGCTGCTGATGTTAATGAGTTGTTGAGTTCGCTTACTGAGTTGACTCGGTTACGGACTGATTCTGAACGCGCTGCTTGGGTTGCTGATAATTACCGTTTTGTCCTCCGGATTTCGAAGTCGCTTTTTACTCGCTTGCTCTCTATCTTCACTAAATCT GGACCGGTAAGAGAATTTGTGGAGACATTGCAGAAGGAGATGCAGGGTGATTTTCTCAAGGATTGTCTTGAGGTTGGTTTTAATGATTTGAAGGGTGTCGCTTCTATTTTGAAGGATTTAGCGTCTCAATATACAGATTATGATCCTAAGCAGGAGCTATGA